The genomic DNA GTGGTCTTCAGGCCAATGAGTCCGAATCCAGAGGCAGTGGTCTTGAGCGCCACTATGGAATTACTGCGAGGCTTGCATTTAAAAATGACAGTTTCTGTGGCGACCTACCATCCGATCGCTGGTGTACGAAGTTCCATTTTAAGAGAGGATCTTATAACTTCTACCTTGGAAAACTGAATCTACAGGGAGAGCAGTCATCGGAAGAGTGCCGGGTTAAGTCTGGTGAGATTACCTGCCGCATTCGCACTTTCCGTGAGTTACTCACTTGCAAATTTACAAAGAAGCAAGACGTCGCCCAAGAGGCTCGGTTTTTCACGAGACGATATAACCTATTTCCTACGGAAGAGCAGAATCAAGATTTGCCGCCTCCGGCACCTCCTCTCAACGAAGCCCTTTCGACAGCCCTAAGAGGATCATTCTTTGGATACGTTCACAATGAGACAACCGATGTCTACTTTCCCGTTCGGCTCGATGTCTTCCCCTATTCTTCAACGGACAATCCTCATAATCCCAACCAGATGATGATTAGTTCGACGGCATCCATATATTTGGGCGGTGCCGGATCAGAATCCATTGTTACACAGAGGTATGAGCCACGCTCATTTTATATTCGTCCAGGGTTTACACTTTCTGGTCCCGACGCGGACTCGTTCTTTTTCGATAGTCGAGTGGAAAAGGGTTATGTGCGAGGAGTATGGTATTCCCCCACGAGTTTGGAAAAAGTCGGAACAGTTCAGCTTGTTAAGGGGGCGCTACCGGCTCTTCCTAAAGAAGCTAAAGTGCTTCCCTCGTTTGCAGGAGAATTCAAACGAACTATCCCGCGCAGCCAGATCTCCCAGTGGATTCGATTTATTTTTCCAGCGCAGCCAAACTATCTAACGGATCATTTGATTCGATTTTCTGGCTCTTACCAGGCCGCGGTGGGAACCACTCCGATTCGCGATATTGAAAAGGGTACATTTGATCCTTATACAGGAAGAATCGGTTGGCTGATTTCAAAAGACGATGCTTCCACATCCGGTAGTGGATACATCGATACTGACGCCGCACATCTCTTCTTTCCTCCGAGCCCGATATTTGGCGTTGTGGCTAACTCTTATATTTATGAACGCTTTGAACGGGAGGTGACAAAATGATTAAACTAAATCTCGATCGTCGTTCGTTTTTATCGGCACTTGGTTTGGCATCTCTTCCGATCTTCGCGTCGTCAGTGGCCAGAGCCAAATCGTCTGTTGCAGCATCGGCCCTTGGTCTAACGGAGAACACTTTGTCAAACTATGAAACCCGAGCCTCTTCGGGCTACTTGCCGGTAGTTACTCCTGGCATCTCGACCCTGCCGTATGAAATGGACGGCAATACAAAGGTGTTTAGACTTACCGCACAGCCCGTTACAACTTTCTTCCAGGACACGAGCGATCCCCACGGGATGAAAAAGGCGCCCCATCAACGGCTGGGGATATAATGGATCAATCATCGGCCCAACGATTGAAGCGGTCGAAGGGGATCATGTCCGAATCATCGTGGAAAACCAATTGCCAGAGCCAACTACGGTGCACTGGCACGGCCTTCATGTTCCCATTGAAATGGATGGCGTTACGGGATTTTCGCAAGAGCCGATTCAGCCGGGCCAATCATTCGTCTATGAATTCACGTTAGAACAGCATGGAACCTATTTTTATCATCCTCATTTCATGGGAGCCAAACAAGTAGGGCTTGGTATGAGCGGATTTTTCATCATTCATCCCCGAAACCCTCAGCCTCACCAGACTGTCGATCGCGACTACGCCTATTTCCTGCAAACTTGGATGATCCACCCAGGAAGCCCGATCCCCGATACCATGGAAATGACGGAGTTCAACTACTTCACCATGAATGGAAAACCTGCGCCAGATATCATCCCAATGCGGGCGAAGTCCGGAGAGCGGGTTCGCATACGTGTAGCAAATCTAAGTATGCTCACTCATCCTATTCATTTACACGGCCATAGTTTCCGGATCAGTGATTGGGGAGCTGGTTTCTTGCCCCCACATCAGCAGATTTAGCTAACACAACCGATATCAGCAGCGCCGAAGTTCGCGTCATGGACTTCACGGCGGGCAGGAAAGGCAAGTGGCTTCTCCATTGTCACTTCATGCACCACACGATGAACGACATGCATCGAAATCCAATTCTCGGCGGTGGAGTGAGCCACGCTGCCCATGAAATGGGCGGCATGCATACTTGGATTGAGGTGACGTAAATCACCGACTTAAAACCCTGTTAGGCGACAATCAATTTTGGCCACTTTTTTGTTCGGCGCAAATTAAATTTGGCCAGTTGGTGACGCAGATGTATCTACATCTTGTTTGGCTGTCAAACTTGTTTCCAGGTTTTTATTTTTTTCAAGAGATGCTTGGTTCTGCTTTGCGAAGGGACCCCCGATCACGATGATCAGGGGAACAGGGTGTCTGAGGGGATAGAGTCCCTCAGGTCAGGATGACGTTTTGATGGAGGGCTGTACTTTCTTATCCGCCAGAGTTGCTTTTATTTTTGTTCTTTTTTTTGCCTCTTCCGCTCTCCAACTCGGGCCCTTGATGTTGAAGGTTTCGCATTTATGAATGATTCGATCGATGGCAGCTGCTGTGTTTAATGGATTAATAAACACCCTGTCCCATTCGGAGAAGTGAGATTGGTGGTAATCAAAACGCTTTTTTCGCTCTGCTCTTAGCGATAAAATTTGGAAGAACAGATCCGCTCCATCTTGGGTTTTGGGCAATGTATCCAAGCTCATCGCAAAACCAGCAGGTCGTACCGGTCGAGGCGTTTGAATAGGTGTTGCAGCATGAGATTTTTTGCTTCCAGCATTTGTTCAATCAGGCCGTGAGTCGAGACAAACAGGCAGCGCACATTCTTTTTACTAGCTCCTTGATGAGCGCGATCCCTAGATGCGTTTTCCCGACCCCCAAAGCTGCCATAAAATACAATGTTGGATCCGTCTCGAACAAAATCGC from Bdellovibrionales bacterium includes the following:
- a CDS encoding multicopper oxidase domain-containing protein; the encoded protein is MPEPTTVHWHGLHVPIEMDGVTGFSQEPIQPGQSFVYEFTLEQHGTYFYHPHFMGAKQVGLGMSGFFIIHPRNPQPHQTVDRDYAYFLQTWMIHPGSPIPDTMEMTEFNYFTMNGKPAPDIIPMRAKSGERVRIRVANLSMLTHPIHLHGHSFRISDWGAGFLPPHQQI
- a CDS encoding multicopper oxidase domain-containing protein, whose translation is MDFTAGRKGKWLLHCHFMHHTMNDMHRNPILGGGVSHAAHEMGGMHTWIEVT
- a CDS encoding ATP-binding protein, which translates into the protein MDTLPKTQDGADLFFQILSLRAERKKRFDYHQSHFSEWDRVFINPLNTAAAIDRIIHKCETFNIKGPSWRAEEAKKRTKIKATLADKKVQPSIKTSS